In Cucurbita pepo subsp. pepo cultivar mu-cu-16 chromosome LG04, ASM280686v2, whole genome shotgun sequence, the following are encoded in one genomic region:
- the LOC111793829 gene encoding protein C2-DOMAIN ABA-RELATED 4-like has protein sequence MPDTPSSPKTGGRLVLMENLLGLLRIRVIRGVNLAVRDVRSSDPYVVIKMGKQKLKTRVIKKDVNPVWNEDLTLSVSDPNIPIKLTVYDHDKFSKDDKMGYAEFDIKSFIEAQKMNLKNLPSGTTISRTLPGRHNCFAEESCVIWKDGQVIQDIYLRLKRVECGEVEIQLQWIDLPNPKG, from the exons ATGCCGGATACTCCATCGTCGCCAAAGACCGGTGGTCGGTTGGTGTTAATGGAGAATCTGCTCGGACTTCTCCGTATTCGCGTCATTCGTGGTGTCAATCTTGCTGTTCGTGATGTTCGCAGCAGCGATCCTTATGTTGTCATCAAGATGGGAAAGCAA AAATTGAAGACACGGGTGATAAAGAAGGATGTCAATCCTGTATGGAATGAAGATCTAACACTTTCTGTCAGTGACCCGAATATTCCCATTAAGCTG ACTGTTTACGACCACGACAAATTTAGCAAGGATGATAAAATGGGATATGCTGAGTTTGatatcaaatcatttataGAAGCTCAAAAGATGAACTTGAAAAATCTTCCTAGTGGAACGACAATCTCACGAACGCTACCGGGCAGGCACAACTGTTTTGCTGAAGAGAGCTGCGTCATCTGGAAAGACGGTCAAGTTATCCAAGATATATACCTTAGACTGAAAAGGGTCGAATGCGGAGAAGTCGAAATTCAGCTGCAGTGGATTGATCTTCCAAACCCCAAAGGTTAA
- the LOC111793839 gene encoding WUSCHEL-related homeobox 1-like, which yields MWTLGHDDNGAQFCFSQPFHGGRKLRPLVPRPLPSLRLNAANLPPQYYHLANLLNDQSKRELLNNDDNGLSSPPVTVSSSRWNPTPEQLRILEELYRRGTRTPSADQIQHITAQLRRFGKIEGKNVFYWFQNHKARERQKRRRQTAAEEHKYSDTEKGYEIEQTKTNRPRPTPPPSNLCSNTTLSQECAKIQRTTKVVELEEEEEEERRRDGTWNNDTVNCQLINLTRNTRHLNSVIEPCNDPTRYNIVNDDEESETTTLQLFPLSSMKYCKYESENENEREERQDDRLDSNMIRSSTSTFSPGCFKFFEFLPLKN from the exons ATGTGGACTTTGGGACATGACGATAATGGTGCACAATTTTGCTTCTCTCAGCCCTTTCATGGCGGCCGCAAGCTTCGCCCTCTTGTCCCTCGCCCCTTGCCTTCTCTTCGCCTCAATGCTGCCAACCTCCCTCCACAATATTACCATCTAG CTAATCTTTTGAATGATCAAAGCAAGAGAGAGTTGTTGAATAATGATGATAATGGTTTATCTTCTCCACCGGTAACGGTAAGCTCGTCAAGGTGGAATCCAACGCCGGAGCAGTTGAGAATTTTGGAGGAGCTTTACCGGCGGGGGACACGAACGCCGTCCGCCGACCAAATCCAACATATCACCGCTCAGCTCCGCCGCTTTGGCAAAATTGAAGGCAAAAATGTGTTCTATTGGTTTCAAAATCATAAGGCTAGAGAGCGGCAAAAACGACGGCGTCAAACGGCCGCTGAAGAACACAAATAttcag ACACAGAAAAAGGGTACGAAATTGAACAGACAAAGACGAACCGGCCTCGGCCAACTCCACCACCCTCTAACCTCTGCAGTAATACCACACTTTCAcag GAATGTGCAAAAATCCAAAGAACAACAAAAGTAGTggaattggaagaagaagaagaagaagaaaggagaagagatGGAACATGGAATAATGACACAGTGAATTGTCAACTCATAAACCTTACAAGGAACACCCGACATCTAAACAGTGTCATCGAACCCTGCAACGATCCAACACGATACAATATTGTTAACGATGACGAGGAATCTGAGACGACGACGCTCCAGTTGTTTCCTCTGAGCAGCATGAAGTACTGCAAATACGAGAGCGAGAATGAGAACGAAAGGGAGGAACGACAAGACGATCGGCTGGATTCGAACATGATCAGGAGCTCGACGTCCACATTTTCTCCCGGTTGTTTCAAGTTCTTTGAGTTTCTTCCTCTCAAAAACTGA
- the LOC111792277 gene encoding probable calcium-binding protein CML27, with protein sequence MATDSNQIAASNSDTEQVLKSKPSFLLQDNAELRKVFDRFDANGDGKISLSELDSVLKSLGSSVPYDELRAVMEDLDTDKDGFINIDEFAVFCKEPMASNEAGASELRDAFDLYDQDHNGLISQSELHLVLNRLGITCSKEDCQRMIHSVDSDGDGNVNFEEFRKMMSNNSNSEAPNQNGTAATAP encoded by the coding sequence ATGGCTACTGACTCGAACCAGATTGCGGCATCAAACTCCGATACCGAGCAGGTCTTGAAGTCCAAGCCCTCCTTCCTTCTCCAGGACAACGCTGAACTCCGCAAGGTTTTCGACCGCTTCGATGCCAATGGCGACGGGAAGATCTCCTTATCCGAGCTTGATTCCGTCCTCAAGTCCTTAGGCTCATCCGTCCCCTACGACGAGCTCCGCGCTGTCATGGAGGATCTCGACACCGATAAGGACGGTTTCATCAATATCGATGAGTTTGCCGTCTTCTGTAAGGAGCCGATGGCCTCTAATGAAGCCGGAGCGTCGGAGCTTCGTGACGCCTTCGACCTCTACGATCAGGACCATAACGGCCTGATCTCGCAATCTGAGCTCCACCTCGTCCTCAATCGCCTCGGAATCACATGCTCCAAGGAGGACTGTCAAAGGATGATCCACTCCGTCGATTCCGATGGCGATGGAAATGTTAATTTCGAGGAGTTTAGGAAGATGATGTCCAATAATTCCAACTCCGAGGCGCCGAATCAGAATGGAACTGCCGCCACGGCGCCTTAG
- the LOC111793744 gene encoding probable auxin efflux carrier component 1c, with the protein MITLLDFYHVMTAVVPLYVAMILAYGSVKWWKIFTPDQCSGINRFVALFAVPLLSFHFIASNNPYTMSFRFIAADTLQKIMVLVVLAIWTKVSRRGCLEWTITLFSLSTLPNTLVMGIPLLKGMYGDFSGSLMVQIVVLQCIIWYTLMLFMFEFRGARNLISEQFPDTAASIVSIHVESDVVSLDGQQVLETEAEIKDDGKLHVTVRRSNASRSDIFSRRSQGLSSTTPRPSNLTNAEIYSLQSSRNPTPRGSSFNHTDFYSMLGTGGVAPAVSRGPTPRPSNYEEENHGGGKSGPRYYYHGNPAPPHYPAPNMGMFSPTGSRNKRSTANGQVGQYKSEDGNNNNNNNNKDLHMFVWSSSASPVSDVFGGHDYGGPHDHKELKLAVSPGKGESGPRHNDREDVEREEFSFGNRGMNSSNNGHEMAAAEKGGNNGVSKTMPPASVMTRLILIMVWRKLIRNPNTYSSLIGLTWSLVSFRWHVEMPAIVAQSISILSDAGLGMAMFSLGLFMALQPRIIACGNSIATFAMAVRFLVGPAAMAAASIAVGLKGVLLHVAIVQAALPQGIVPFVFAKEYNVHPDILSTAVIFGMLIALPITLVYYILLGV; encoded by the exons ATGATTACATTACTGGACTTCTACCATGTCATGACCGCCGTCGTCCCCCTCTACGTCGCCATGATCTTAGCTTACGGCTCCGTCAAATGGTGGAAGATCTTCACCCCCGATCAGTGCTCCGGTATCAACCGTTTCGTTGCCCTCTTCGCCGTTCCCCTTCTATCCTTCCACTTCATAGCTTCCAACAATCCTTATACCATGAGCTTTCGCTTCATCGCCGCCGATACTCTCCAGAAAATCATGGTCCTCGTCGTCCTCGCCATCTGGACTAAG GTGAGCCGGCGGGGGTGTTTGGAATGGACAATTACTCTGTTTTCACTTTCAACTCTGCCCAACACTCTGGTTATGGGAATTCCTCTGCTCAAAGGAATGTACGGCGACTTTTCCGGCAGCTTAATGGTTCAAATTGTCGTTCTTCAATGCATAATTTGGTACACTTTAATGCTCTTCATGTTCGAATTCAGAGGAGCTAGGAATTTAATCTCCGAGCAATTTCCCGACACGGCGGCGTCCATCGTCTCCATTCACGTCGAATCCGACGTCGTTTCTCTTGACGGCCAGCAAGTATTGGAAACAGAGGCGGAGATCAAAGACGACGGCAAGCTCCATGTCACTGTCAGACGGTCCAACGCCTCACGTTCTGATATTTTCTCCCGCCGGTCACAGGGGCTGTCTTCGACGACTCCCCGGCCATCCAATCTCACCAACGCCGAGATTTATTCGTTGCAGTCATCCCGAAATCCAACGCCAAGAGGCTCGAGTTTTAATCACACTGATTTTTACTCCATGCTTGGCACCGGTGGGGTGGCACCAGCCGTGTCGAGAGGGCCGACGCCGCGGCCGTCGAATTATGAGGAGGAGAATCACGGCGGAGGGAAAAGTGGGCCGAGATATTATTACCATGGGAACCCAGCGCCGCCGCATTACCCTGCTCCGAACATGGGAATGTTTTCACCGACGGGTTCAAGAAATAAGAGATCAACGGCGAACGGACAGGTCGGCCAGTACAAATCGGAGGatggtaataataataacaacaataataataaagatctTCATATGTTTGTTTGGAGTTCAAGTGCTTCCCCTGTTTCTGATGTGTTTGGAGGCCATGATTATGGAGGTCCCCATGATCATAAAGAACTTAAATTGGCTGTCTCCCCTGGAAAAG GCGAGAGCGGGCCGAGACATAATGATAGAGAAGACGTGGAGCGAGAGGAGTTTAGCTTTGGAAACAGAGGGATGAACAGCAGCAACAATGGACATGAAATGGCGGCGGCAGAGAAAGGAGGGAACAATGGAGTGTCAAAGACAATGCCACCGGCCAGTGTCATGACAAGGTTGATTCTTATCATGGTTTGGAGAAAGCTGATCAGAAACCCCAACACTTACTCTAGCTTGATTGGCCTCACTTGGTCCCTTGTTTCATTCAG GTGGCATGTTGAGATGCCTGCCATTGTAGCACAGTCCATCTCGATACTCTCTGACGCCGGGCTCGGCATGGCTATGTTTAGTCTCG GTTTGTTCATGGCTTTGCAACCAAGGATCATAGCTTGTGGAAACTCCATAGCCACTTTTGCTATGGCTGTTAGATTCCTTGTAGGCCCAGCTGCAATGGCAGCTGCTTCCATTGCTGTTGGCCTCAAGGGCGTTCTCTTGCATGTTGCTATTGTTCAG GCTGCTCTTCCTCAAGGGATTGTACCGTTTGTGTTTGCTAAAGAGTATAACGTACACCCAGATATTTTGAGCACTGC AGTGATATTCGGGATGCTGATTGCACTACCAATAACGTTGGTGTACTACATTTTGTTGGGAGTTTGA
- the LOC111793324 gene encoding uncharacterized protein LOC111793324, with translation MASNSANLWVLLGLGLAGILLMTKKLKKAIREDFGAFIEKLQLLPPPQPAPPKAPHPLTGLTFAVSDVFEIEGHVTGFGHPDWARTHDAASRTAPIVSALVEGGATCIGKTVVSELSMGISGENKHHGTPTNPASHYTAPGGSSSGAAVAVAANFVDFSLGIDTVGDVRIPASFCDIFGFRPSHGSVSQVGIIPVSTSLDTVGLFARDPNVLRRVGHVLLQLPYVGQRNPRQIILADDCFQLLKIPVDRVTQAVTKSTENIFGKQVLKHENLGSYLSSKVPKLKELIGIKTNGNLNSSSIRVLANVMQTLERIEFKSNHGEWIDSVKPDLDPALMEQLNEKLETSDTVIENLKSVRNETRMAINSLLKDDGVLVIPTTADPPPKLGGKETFSEEYQGRLFSSLSIASISGCCQVTLPLGFHDKCPVSVSFLARHGADRFLLDTVQTMYKSLKEEAEAASKAKFSKNAISQEQSAEIAKEKGNQAYKEKQWEKAIGCYTEAIKLNGRNATYYSNRAAAYLELGRFHQAEADCSKAIDLDKKNVKSYLRRGTAREMLGFYKEAIEDFSHALVLEPTNKRASISAERLRKLFTS, from the exons ATGGCGTCCAATTCTGCCAACCTTTGGGTCCTGTTGGGATTGGGTTTGGCTGGAATCCTGTTGATGACGAAAAAGCTTAAGAAAGCCATTAGAGAGGATTTTGGAGCGTTTATAGAGAAGCTTCAGCTACTTCCTCCTCCTCAGCCTGCTCCTCCTAAAGCCCCTCATCCCCTGACCGGTCTCACCTTCGCCGTTTCCGACGT atttgaaattgaaggacATGTGACTGGGTTTGGTCATCCAGACTGGGCAAGAACACATGATGCAGCTTCTCGTACAGCTCCAATAGTTTCTGCACTTGTTGAAGGAGGAGCTACTTGCATCGGAAAAACTGTTGTCAGTGAACTGTCAATGgg CATCAGTGGAGAAAACAAGCATCATGGCACTCCCACTAATCCTGCATCACATTATACTGCTCCTGGTGGGTCGTCCAGTGGAGCTGCTGTTGCAGTAGCTGCTAATTTTGTTGACTTCTCTTTAG GCATTGATACTGTTGGTGACGTGAGAATACCTGCTAGCTTTTGTGACATTTTTGGGTTTCGACCTTCTCATGGATCTGTTTCCCAAGTTGGAATCATACCTGTATCAACAAGTCTTGACACCGTTG GATTGTTTGCTAGGGATCCTAATGTACTGCGCCGTGTTGGCCATGTGCTTTTGCAACTTCCATATGTTGGTCAACGCAATCCAAGACAAATTATTTTAGCTGATGATTGCTTTCAACTACTGAAGATACCTGTTGACAGGGTTACTCAGGCGGTGACCAAATCAACTGAGAACATTTTTGGCA AACAAGTATTGAAGCATGAAAATCTTGGAAGCTATTTGAGTTCTAAAGTTCCGAAATTGAAAGAGTTAATTGGGATAAAGACAAATGGCAATCtgaattcttcttcaattagAGTGCTGGCCAATGTGATGCAGACTCTTGAAAG GATTGAGTTCAAAAGCAATCATGGGGAATGGATTGACTCGGTGAAGCCAGATTTGGATCCTGCTTTAATGGAGCAGTTAAATGAGAAGTTGGAGACATCAGATACAGTAATTGAAAACCTCAAGTCTGTTAGAAATGAAACCCGTATGGCTATTAATTCTCTTTTGAAG GATGATGGAGTTCTGGTCATCCCAACCACTGCCGATCCTCCTCCGAAACTTGGTGGAAAGGAGACTTTTTCAGAAGAGTACCAGGGTCGTTTATTTAGTTCATTGAGCATTGCTAGTATATCTGGTTGCTGTCAG GTCACCTTGCCACTGGGATTTCATGATAAATGTCCTGTATCTGTATCCTTCTTAGCCAGGCATGGGGCAGATCGCTTTTTACTAGATACTGTACAAACCATGTACAAGTCTCTAAAAGAGGAGGCTGAGGCTGCTTCCAAAGCCAAATTCTCAAAGAATGCTATTAGCCAAGAACAGTCGGCTgagattgcaaaagaaaag GGCAATCAAgcatataaagaaaaacaatgggAGAAGGCTATTGGTTGTTACACTGAAGCCATCAAGCTCAACGGCAGAAATGCTACATATTACAGTAATAGGGCTGCAGCATATTTAGAACTTGGACG GTTTCACCAAGCAGAGGCTGATTGCAGTAAAGCTATTGACCTGGATAAAAAG AATGTTAAATCCTATTTACGGAGGGGTACAGCGAGAGAGATGCTTGGTTTTTACAAGGAAGCAATTGAAG ATTTTAGTCATGCTCTTGTACTCGAACCAACAAACAAAAGAGCGTCGATATCTGCCGAGAGATTAAGAAAGCTATTCACAAGTTGA
- the LOC111793745 gene encoding phosphomethylethanolamine N-methyltransferase-like isoform X2, with protein sequence MEHSAGLTLEGMLLDSNASDLDKEERPEVLSLLPPYEGKSVLELGAGIGRFTGDLAEKAGQVIALDFIEGVIKKNESINGHHKNVKFMCADVTSPELKVSENSVDLIFSNWLLMYLSDKEVKSLAERMVKWLKVGGYIFFRESCFHQSGDCKRKYNPTHYREPRFYTKVFKECHMQDDGGDCYELSLVGYKCIGAYARNKKNQNQICWIWQKQKSSNDDRGFQRFLDTVQYKCSGILRYERVFGPGFVSTGGIETTKEFVGKLDLKPGQRVLDVGCGIGGGDFYMAENFDVEVVGIDLSINMISLALERAIGLKCAVEFEVADCTKKVYPDNAFDVIYSRDTILHIQDKPALFRSFYKWVKPGGKILITDYCKSSGAPSPAFAEYIKQRGYDLHDVKSYGQMLEEAGFKDVVAEDRTDQFMSVLQRELDAVEKEKDAFIHDFSEEDYNDIVGGWKAKLERCWCGEQKWGLFIAHKAK encoded by the exons ATGGAACATTCAGCCGGACTTACGTTGGAAGGCATGCTGCTCGATTCCAACGCTTCCGATCTCGATAAGGAAGAAAGGCCTGAA GTGCTCTCTCTGCTTCCGCCTTACGAAGGAAAATCGGTGCTGGAACTTGGAGCCGGCATTGGCCGTTTCACAGGCGATTTGGCGGAGAAGGCCGGCCAGGTTATTGCTCTGGACTTCATCGAGGGCGTGATCAAGAAG AATGAAAGCATTAATGGACACCATAAAAACGTCAAGTTCATGTGCGCTGATGTAACTTCTCCAGAGCTCAAAGTTTCTGAAAATTCAGTGGATTTGATCTTCTCGAATTGGCTGCTCATGTATTTATCTGATAAAGAG GTGAAGAGTCTGGCAGAAAGAATGGTAAAATGGTTGAAAGTTGGGggttatattttctttaggGAGTCCTGTTTCCATCAATCCGGGGACTGTAAACGAAAATACAATCCCACCCACTACCGAGAGCCAAGATTCTACACGAAG GTGTTCAAGGAATGCCATATGCAAGATGATGGTGGAGATTGCTATGAGCTCTCCCTCGTTGGCTACAAATGTATCGGAGCTTACGCCAGGAACaagaagaatcagaatcag ATCTGCTGGATATGGCAGAAGCAGAAGAGTTCCAACGACGATCGAGGATTCCAGCGCTTCCTAGACACAGTTCAGTACAAGTGCAGCGGTATTCTCCGCTACGAGCGCGTCTTCGGACCAGGCTTCGTTAGCACCGGCGGGATCG AGACGACGAAAGAATTTGTAGGGAAACTGGACCTTAAACCAGGGCAGAGGGTTCTGGATGTTGGCTGTGGAATTGGGGGAGGAGACTTTTACATGGCGGAGAATTTCGATGTCGAGGTCGTCGGAATAGACCTCTCCATTAACATGATATCTCTTGCTTTAGAACGTGCCATTGGACTCAAATGCGCTGTTGAATTTGAAGTCGCCGATTGTACCAAGAAAGTTTACCCAGACAACGCATTTGATGTTATTTACAGCAGAGACACCATTTTACATATTCAA GACAAACCAGCGCTGTTTAGGTCATTTTACAAATGGGTGAAGCCTGGGGGAAAGATTCTGATAACTGATTACTGCAAAAGTAGTGGCGCTCCTTCCCCTGCGTTTGCAGAGTACATCAAGCAGAGAGGATATGATTTGCACGACGTCAAATCTTACGGCCAGATGCTTGAGGAAGCTGGTTTCAAGGACGTGGTAGCCGAGGACCGAACCGATCAG TTCATGAGTGTTCTTCAAAGGGAACTCGACGctgttgaaaaagaaaaggatgcGTTCATCCATGATTTCTCCGAG GAAGATTACAATGATATTGTTGGAGGGTGGAAGGCAAAGTTGGAGAGGTGTTGGTGTGGAGAGCAGAAATGGGGATTGTTCATTGCTCATAAAGCTAAATGA
- the LOC111793360 gene encoding prostaglandin E synthase 2-like produces MICWISKNPLLFPCPRYEACPFCNKVKAFLDYYDVPYKVVEVNPFSKKEIKWSEYKKVPILVVDGEQLVDSSAIIDQLSHKALLDKNASSVSEEDEETKWRR; encoded by the exons ATGATATGCTGgatttcaaaaaat CCGCTGCTGTTTCCATGTCCCAGGTACGAAGCGTGTCCGTTTTGTAATAAAGTTAAAG CTTTTCTTGACTACTACGATGTACCATACAAAGTTGTCGAGGTCAATCCATTCagtaagaaagaaattaagtgGTCGGAGTATAAGAAGGTGCCAATATTGGTGGTTGATGGCGAACAGCTGGTTGACTCCTCAG CCATAATCGACCAGTTGAGCCACAAGGCTTTGTTGGATAAGAATGCTTCTTCTGTCTctgaagaggatgaagaaacTAAGTGGCGTAG GTAA
- the LOC111793745 gene encoding phosphomethylethanolamine N-methyltransferase-like isoform X1 — MATPATNGEERLIQKKYWMEHSAGLTLEGMLLDSNASDLDKEERPEVLSLLPPYEGKSVLELGAGIGRFTGDLAEKAGQVIALDFIEGVIKKNESINGHHKNVKFMCADVTSPELKVSENSVDLIFSNWLLMYLSDKEVKSLAERMVKWLKVGGYIFFRESCFHQSGDCKRKYNPTHYREPRFYTKVFKECHMQDDGGDCYELSLVGYKCIGAYARNKKNQNQICWIWQKQKSSNDDRGFQRFLDTVQYKCSGILRYERVFGPGFVSTGGIETTKEFVGKLDLKPGQRVLDVGCGIGGGDFYMAENFDVEVVGIDLSINMISLALERAIGLKCAVEFEVADCTKKVYPDNAFDVIYSRDTILHIQDKPALFRSFYKWVKPGGKILITDYCKSSGAPSPAFAEYIKQRGYDLHDVKSYGQMLEEAGFKDVVAEDRTDQFMSVLQRELDAVEKEKDAFIHDFSEEDYNDIVGGWKAKLERCWCGEQKWGLFIAHKAK; from the exons ATGGCTACTCCGGCTACCAATG GCGAAGAGCGATTGATTCAGAAGAAGTATTGGATGGAACATTCAGCCGGACTTACGTTGGAAGGCATGCTGCTCGATTCCAACGCTTCCGATCTCGATAAGGAAGAAAGGCCTGAA GTGCTCTCTCTGCTTCCGCCTTACGAAGGAAAATCGGTGCTGGAACTTGGAGCCGGCATTGGCCGTTTCACAGGCGATTTGGCGGAGAAGGCCGGCCAGGTTATTGCTCTGGACTTCATCGAGGGCGTGATCAAGAAG AATGAAAGCATTAATGGACACCATAAAAACGTCAAGTTCATGTGCGCTGATGTAACTTCTCCAGAGCTCAAAGTTTCTGAAAATTCAGTGGATTTGATCTTCTCGAATTGGCTGCTCATGTATTTATCTGATAAAGAG GTGAAGAGTCTGGCAGAAAGAATGGTAAAATGGTTGAAAGTTGGGggttatattttctttaggGAGTCCTGTTTCCATCAATCCGGGGACTGTAAACGAAAATACAATCCCACCCACTACCGAGAGCCAAGATTCTACACGAAG GTGTTCAAGGAATGCCATATGCAAGATGATGGTGGAGATTGCTATGAGCTCTCCCTCGTTGGCTACAAATGTATCGGAGCTTACGCCAGGAACaagaagaatcagaatcag ATCTGCTGGATATGGCAGAAGCAGAAGAGTTCCAACGACGATCGAGGATTCCAGCGCTTCCTAGACACAGTTCAGTACAAGTGCAGCGGTATTCTCCGCTACGAGCGCGTCTTCGGACCAGGCTTCGTTAGCACCGGCGGGATCG AGACGACGAAAGAATTTGTAGGGAAACTGGACCTTAAACCAGGGCAGAGGGTTCTGGATGTTGGCTGTGGAATTGGGGGAGGAGACTTTTACATGGCGGAGAATTTCGATGTCGAGGTCGTCGGAATAGACCTCTCCATTAACATGATATCTCTTGCTTTAGAACGTGCCATTGGACTCAAATGCGCTGTTGAATTTGAAGTCGCCGATTGTACCAAGAAAGTTTACCCAGACAACGCATTTGATGTTATTTACAGCAGAGACACCATTTTACATATTCAA GACAAACCAGCGCTGTTTAGGTCATTTTACAAATGGGTGAAGCCTGGGGGAAAGATTCTGATAACTGATTACTGCAAAAGTAGTGGCGCTCCTTCCCCTGCGTTTGCAGAGTACATCAAGCAGAGAGGATATGATTTGCACGACGTCAAATCTTACGGCCAGATGCTTGAGGAAGCTGGTTTCAAGGACGTGGTAGCCGAGGACCGAACCGATCAG TTCATGAGTGTTCTTCAAAGGGAACTCGACGctgttgaaaaagaaaaggatgcGTTCATCCATGATTTCTCCGAG GAAGATTACAATGATATTGTTGGAGGGTGGAAGGCAAAGTTGGAGAGGTGTTGGTGTGGAGAGCAGAAATGGGGATTGTTCATTGCTCATAAAGCTAAATGA